Proteins from a single region of Trichoderma asperellum chromosome 3, complete sequence:
- the RPL30 gene encoding 60S ribosomal protein eL30, translated as MAPQKKSKKDANSINSKLALVMKSGKVTLGYKSTLKSLRSGKAKLIIIAGNTPPLRKSELEYYSMLSKAPIHHFAGNNIELGTACGKLFRCSTLAILDAGDSDILSDQQA; from the exons ATGGCCCcccaaaagaagagcaagaaggatgccaacagcatcaactCCAAGTTGGCGCTTGTTATGAAGTCCGGAAAGG TCACCCTCGGATACAAGTCTACCCTCAAGTCTCTCCGATccggcaaggccaagctgaTTATCATCGCTGGCAACACTCCTCCTCTGCGAAAGAGTGAACTCGAGTACTACAGCATGCTGTCCAAGGCTCCCATCCACCACTTTGCTGGCAACAAC ATTGAGCTGGGCACTGCCTGCGGAAAGCTCTTCCGCTGCTCTACCCTTGCCATCCTGGATGCTGGTGACTCTGATATCCTCAGCGACCAGCAGGCTTAA